The following proteins come from a genomic window of Misgurnus anguillicaudatus chromosome 10, ASM2758022v2, whole genome shotgun sequence:
- the ttc29 gene encoding tetratricopeptide repeat protein 29 isoform X2: protein MSSAVASGSRTPLFPDIYSPHKHRKTPKFIPKEIIELNSVCPDGEKSPVLTEYDIAQKPLRQNICIGLLCAGFHRSFAQLFALLQRWDAADEHAHKLEMLQHILTRAETAERAGQYGEVYDNYLRLARFFTEPEDGWLKHHFFQLALHSARKFKMDSGKKEAEANLHMGEVYLEKGQLELAQEHYEEFYHMTLGRAWQDTSGRTQHLRSCEELGKVYTLLAERLLQPSNQDYALAIKLLTKAYEMAKEAGDLERKGDAAYRLGLAYQHIGDHATAKQFLSVYMEISTELKDMDNLGRAYGAIAKSLENEGKQTEAIQYLEKFAEISISNKRDRNLENAYRCLGSILNSKRQYDESRVYFERAYEIACNMASVPGLQKAQVYVGTARALSILQVYNKHIETCGRQSIQKIIKWKERRENSFSETIEQDVKK from the exons ATGTCTTCAGCAGTGGCGAGCGGCTCGAGGACTCCTCTCTTTCCAGACATTTATAGTCCACACAAACACCGGAAAACACCAAAGTTTATCCCAAAAGAGATAATAGAACTAAACTCCGTCTGTCCTGATGGAGAAAAATCCCCAGTCCTCACCGAGTATGATATTGCACA GAAGCCTTTACGACAGAACATTTGCATAGGACTGCTGTGTGCGGGTTTTCACCGCTCGTTTGCGCAGCTGTTTGCGTTGTTGCAGCGCTGGGACGCAGCAGACGAGCATGCGCACAAACTAGAGATGCTGCAGCACATCCTCACCCGCGCTGAAACTGCAGAAAGAGCAG GACAGTATGGGGAAGTGTATGACAACTACCTGCGTCTGGCCCGGTTCTTCACTGAACCAGAGGATGGATGGCTGAAGCATCATTTCTTTCAACTAGCCCTGCATTCAGCTCGCAAATTTAAAATGGACTCTGGCAAAAAAGAGGCGGAGGCCAACTTGCACATGGGAGAAGTTTATTTAGAAAAGG GTCAGCTTGAGTTAGCACAAGAGCATTATGAAGAGTTTTATCACATGACTTTGGGCCGTGCGTGGCAGGACACTAGTGGTCGGACACAACACTTACGTTCTTGTGAAGAGTTGGGAAAGGTGTACACATTGCTGGCAGAAAGGCTGCTTCAACCAAGCAACCAAGACTATGCGCTTGCCATAAAGCTGCTCACAAAAGCCTACGAGATGGCTAAAGAAG CTGGAGATCTAGAGCGAAAAGGAGATGCAGCCTATAGATTGGGCCTCGCATATCAGCATATAGGAGACCATGCGACGGCTAAACAG TTTCTCAGTGTTTACATGGAGATCTCCACAGAACTTAAAGATATGGATAATCTGGGAAGAGCATATGGAGCCATTGCCAAATCACTGGAGaa TGAAGGCAAACAAACAGAAGCGATTCAGTATTTGGAGAAGTTTGCTGAGATTTCTATAAGCAACAAACGGGACAGAAATCTTGAGAATGCTTACAGGTGTCTTGGATCAATCCTGAACTCTAAA AGGCAGTATGATGAGTCTCGTGTATATTTCGAGCGTGCATATGAGATTGCATGTAATATGGCGTCAGTGCCCGGGCTGCAAAAGGCTCAGGTTTATGTGGGCACCGCCCGTGCCCTCAGCATTCTGCAGGTGTACAATAAACACATAGAGACGTGTGGACGCCAGAGTATCCAAAAAATAATCAAGTGGAAGGAGCGAAGGGAAAACAGCTTCAGCGAAACCAT AGAGCAAGACGTGAAGAAATGA
- the ttc29 gene encoding tetratricopeptide repeat protein 29 isoform X3 → MSSAVASGSRTPLFPDIYSPHKHRKTPKFIPKEIIELNSVCPDGEKSPVLTEKPLRQNICIGLLCAGFHRSFAQLFALLQRWDAADEHAHKLEMLQHILTRAETAERAGQYGEVYDNYLRLARFFTEPEDGWLKHHFFQLALHSARKFKMDSGKKEAEANLHMGEVYLEKGQLELAQEHYEEFYHMTLGRAWQDTSGRTQHLRSCEELGKVYTLLAERLLQPSNQDYALAIKLLTKAYEMAKEAGDLERKGDAAYRLGLAYQHIGDHATAKQFLSVYMEISTELKDMDNLGRAYGAIAKSLENEGKQTEAIQYLEKFAEISISNKRDRNLENAYRCLGSILNSKRQYDESRVYFERAYEIACNMASVPGLQKAQVYVGTARALSILQVYNKHIETCGRQSIQKIIKWKERRENSFSETIEQDVKK, encoded by the exons ATGTCTTCAGCAGTGGCGAGCGGCTCGAGGACTCCTCTCTTTCCAGACATTTATAGTCCACACAAACACCGGAAAACACCAAAGTTTATCCCAAAAGAGATAATAGAACTAAACTCCGTCTGTCCTGATGGAGAAAAATCCCCAGTCCTCACCGA GAAGCCTTTACGACAGAACATTTGCATAGGACTGCTGTGTGCGGGTTTTCACCGCTCGTTTGCGCAGCTGTTTGCGTTGTTGCAGCGCTGGGACGCAGCAGACGAGCATGCGCACAAACTAGAGATGCTGCAGCACATCCTCACCCGCGCTGAAACTGCAGAAAGAGCAG GACAGTATGGGGAAGTGTATGACAACTACCTGCGTCTGGCCCGGTTCTTCACTGAACCAGAGGATGGATGGCTGAAGCATCATTTCTTTCAACTAGCCCTGCATTCAGCTCGCAAATTTAAAATGGACTCTGGCAAAAAAGAGGCGGAGGCCAACTTGCACATGGGAGAAGTTTATTTAGAAAAGG GTCAGCTTGAGTTAGCACAAGAGCATTATGAAGAGTTTTATCACATGACTTTGGGCCGTGCGTGGCAGGACACTAGTGGTCGGACACAACACTTACGTTCTTGTGAAGAGTTGGGAAAGGTGTACACATTGCTGGCAGAAAGGCTGCTTCAACCAAGCAACCAAGACTATGCGCTTGCCATAAAGCTGCTCACAAAAGCCTACGAGATGGCTAAAGAAG CTGGAGATCTAGAGCGAAAAGGAGATGCAGCCTATAGATTGGGCCTCGCATATCAGCATATAGGAGACCATGCGACGGCTAAACAG TTTCTCAGTGTTTACATGGAGATCTCCACAGAACTTAAAGATATGGATAATCTGGGAAGAGCATATGGAGCCATTGCCAAATCACTGGAGaa TGAAGGCAAACAAACAGAAGCGATTCAGTATTTGGAGAAGTTTGCTGAGATTTCTATAAGCAACAAACGGGACAGAAATCTTGAGAATGCTTACAGGTGTCTTGGATCAATCCTGAACTCTAAA AGGCAGTATGATGAGTCTCGTGTATATTTCGAGCGTGCATATGAGATTGCATGTAATATGGCGTCAGTGCCCGGGCTGCAAAAGGCTCAGGTTTATGTGGGCACCGCCCGTGCCCTCAGCATTCTGCAGGTGTACAATAAACACATAGAGACGTGTGGACGCCAGAGTATCCAAAAAATAATCAAGTGGAAGGAGCGAAGGGAAAACAGCTTCAGCGAAACCAT AGAGCAAGACGTGAAGAAATGA
- the ttc29 gene encoding tetratricopeptide repeat protein 29 isoform X1, which yields MSSAVASGSRTPLFPDIYSPHKHRKTPKFIPKEIIELNSVCPDGEKSPVLTEYDIAQFRKPLRQNICIGLLCAGFHRSFAQLFALLQRWDAADEHAHKLEMLQHILTRAETAERAGQYGEVYDNYLRLARFFTEPEDGWLKHHFFQLALHSARKFKMDSGKKEAEANLHMGEVYLEKGQLELAQEHYEEFYHMTLGRAWQDTSGRTQHLRSCEELGKVYTLLAERLLQPSNQDYALAIKLLTKAYEMAKEAGDLERKGDAAYRLGLAYQHIGDHATAKQFLSVYMEISTELKDMDNLGRAYGAIAKSLENEGKQTEAIQYLEKFAEISISNKRDRNLENAYRCLGSILNSKRQYDESRVYFERAYEIACNMASVPGLQKAQVYVGTARALSILQVYNKHIETCGRQSIQKIIKWKERRENSFSETIEQDVKK from the exons ATGTCTTCAGCAGTGGCGAGCGGCTCGAGGACTCCTCTCTTTCCAGACATTTATAGTCCACACAAACACCGGAAAACACCAAAGTTTATCCCAAAAGAGATAATAGAACTAAACTCCGTCTGTCCTGATGGAGAAAAATCCCCAGTCCTCACCGAGTATGATATTGCACA ATTCAGGAAGCCTTTACGACAGAACATTTGCATAGGACTGCTGTGTGCGGGTTTTCACCGCTCGTTTGCGCAGCTGTTTGCGTTGTTGCAGCGCTGGGACGCAGCAGACGAGCATGCGCACAAACTAGAGATGCTGCAGCACATCCTCACCCGCGCTGAAACTGCAGAAAGAGCAG GACAGTATGGGGAAGTGTATGACAACTACCTGCGTCTGGCCCGGTTCTTCACTGAACCAGAGGATGGATGGCTGAAGCATCATTTCTTTCAACTAGCCCTGCATTCAGCTCGCAAATTTAAAATGGACTCTGGCAAAAAAGAGGCGGAGGCCAACTTGCACATGGGAGAAGTTTATTTAGAAAAGG GTCAGCTTGAGTTAGCACAAGAGCATTATGAAGAGTTTTATCACATGACTTTGGGCCGTGCGTGGCAGGACACTAGTGGTCGGACACAACACTTACGTTCTTGTGAAGAGTTGGGAAAGGTGTACACATTGCTGGCAGAAAGGCTGCTTCAACCAAGCAACCAAGACTATGCGCTTGCCATAAAGCTGCTCACAAAAGCCTACGAGATGGCTAAAGAAG CTGGAGATCTAGAGCGAAAAGGAGATGCAGCCTATAGATTGGGCCTCGCATATCAGCATATAGGAGACCATGCGACGGCTAAACAG TTTCTCAGTGTTTACATGGAGATCTCCACAGAACTTAAAGATATGGATAATCTGGGAAGAGCATATGGAGCCATTGCCAAATCACTGGAGaa TGAAGGCAAACAAACAGAAGCGATTCAGTATTTGGAGAAGTTTGCTGAGATTTCTATAAGCAACAAACGGGACAGAAATCTTGAGAATGCTTACAGGTGTCTTGGATCAATCCTGAACTCTAAA AGGCAGTATGATGAGTCTCGTGTATATTTCGAGCGTGCATATGAGATTGCATGTAATATGGCGTCAGTGCCCGGGCTGCAAAAGGCTCAGGTTTATGTGGGCACCGCCCGTGCCCTCAGCATTCTGCAGGTGTACAATAAACACATAGAGACGTGTGGACGCCAGAGTATCCAAAAAATAATCAAGTGGAAGGAGCGAAGGGAAAACAGCTTCAGCGAAACCAT AGAGCAAGACGTGAAGAAATGA